The Polycladomyces zharkentensis genome window below encodes:
- a CDS encoding cold shock domain-containing protein, producing MQGKVKWFNAEKGYGFIEREGGEDVFVHYSAIQEEGFKTLDEGQFVEFDIVEGPRGPQAANVTKIG from the coding sequence ATGCAAGGCAAAGTCAAGTGGTTCAACGCGGAGAAGGGCTATGGTTTCATTGAGCGCGAGGGTGGCGAAGACGTATTCGTCCACTACTCGGCCATCCAGGAAGAAGGATTCAAAACCCTGGATGAAGGTCAGTTTGTAGAATTTGACATCGTGGAAGGTCCGCGTGGACCACAGGCTGCGAACGTCACGAAAATCGGGTAA
- a CDS encoding amino acid ABC transporter ATP-binding protein encodes MIRVEHLRKQFGTLEVLKDINVEIQEKEVVCVIGPSGSGKSTFLRCLNLLESISGGKVWVDGHDLTDPKTNINKVRTEVGMVFQQFNLFPHKRVIENITLAPIQVRGWTKEKAEAKAMELLNKVGLADKAQAYPEQLSGGQQQRVAIARALAMDPKVMLFDEPTSALDPEMVGEVLAVMKQLAKEGMTMVVVTHEMGFAREVSDRVLFMDQGVIVEEGTPNELFNAPKHERTRAFLSKVL; translated from the coding sequence ATGATCCGCGTCGAACATCTGCGCAAACAATTCGGCACATTGGAAGTATTGAAGGATATCAACGTCGAAATCCAGGAAAAAGAAGTGGTCTGTGTGATCGGTCCCAGCGGTTCCGGGAAAAGCACGTTTCTGCGCTGTCTCAATCTCCTGGAGTCCATCTCCGGCGGCAAGGTATGGGTGGACGGGCATGACCTGACCGATCCCAAGACGAACATCAACAAGGTGCGTACCGAAGTGGGCATGGTGTTCCAACAGTTCAACCTGTTCCCGCACAAGCGCGTGATCGAAAACATCACGCTGGCACCGATCCAAGTCAGGGGTTGGACCAAGGAAAAAGCGGAAGCCAAGGCGATGGAGCTGTTGAACAAGGTGGGCTTGGCAGACAAGGCCCAGGCTTATCCGGAACAGCTCTCCGGCGGACAGCAACAGCGCGTGGCCATCGCACGTGCACTGGCGATGGACCCCAAGGTGATGCTGTTTGACGAGCCCACGTCGGCCCTTGACCCCGAAATGGTGGGCGAGGTGTTGGCCGTCATGAAGCAACTGGCCAAAGAGGGGATGACGATGGTCGTCGTCACCCACGAGATGGGGTTTGCCCGAGAAGTGTCCGACCGGGTGCTGTTTATGGACCAAGGCGTAATCGTTGAAGAAGGAACGCCGAACGAGTTGTTCAATGCTCCGAAGCACGAACGGACCCGTGCCTTTTTGAGCAAAGTGCTCTAG
- a CDS encoding amino acid ABC transporter permease, with translation MPIDWSVIVEYKAYFIRGLWTTIELTTVAVLVGLVIGLILGLMRLSRSRWLVIPAQVYVDIFRGTPLLLQILAVHFAVIPTICEEWLGVKPPEAIVSGFVALSLNAGAYIAEIFRGGIQSIEKGQMEAARSLGMTYGQAMRHVILPQAFKRMLPPLGNEFIALLKDSSLVTIISVNDITYAAFTTAKNTFERWAPYITSAAMYFVLTFVLSRFVLFLENRYRTDRQEG, from the coding sequence ATGCCAATCGATTGGTCCGTCATTGTGGAGTACAAAGCCTATTTTATCCGTGGACTTTGGACCACCATCGAACTGACGACGGTGGCTGTTTTGGTTGGGTTGGTCATCGGACTGATATTGGGATTGATGCGGCTTTCGCGCAGCCGGTGGTTGGTCATCCCGGCTCAGGTGTATGTGGATATCTTCCGGGGAACGCCGTTGCTGCTGCAAATCCTGGCCGTTCATTTCGCTGTGATTCCCACGATTTGTGAAGAGTGGCTCGGCGTGAAACCGCCCGAGGCGATCGTGTCCGGTTTCGTGGCCTTATCGCTCAACGCCGGGGCCTATATCGCGGAGATTTTTCGCGGCGGCATTCAATCCATTGAAAAGGGGCAGATGGAAGCGGCCCGTTCGCTCGGCATGACATACGGACAAGCCATGCGGCACGTGATTCTCCCGCAGGCGTTCAAGCGGATGTTGCCTCCGTTGGGCAACGAATTCATCGCCTTGCTCAAAGATTCGTCCTTGGTCACAATCATTTCGGTCAATGACATCACCTACGCCGCCTTCACCACGGCGAAAAACACATTTGAACGCTGGGCTCCGTATATCACTTCCGCCGCAATGTATTTTGTACTCACTTTTGTCTTATCGCGCTTCGTCCTTTTCCTGGAAAACCGCTACCGCACCGACAGACAGGAGGGATGA
- a CDS encoding basic amino acid ABC transporter substrate-binding protein, whose protein sequence is MKKLGVLILSLVFLCSFALTGCAKNNAGAGGIVKVGTDAAYPPFEKQEGDGKLTGFDIELMNAIAKAGGFEVDIQHAGWDPMLDAVKNGKLDAGISAISITDDRKKVYDFSDPYFDAKQLILVPANSNVQSLKDLKGKRIGVQTGTTGEIVVQKAFGKTYQGIKGYDDTPAAIDDLANGRVDAVVADNGVVLEYLKKLPAGKFKKVEDQSFEPEQYGIIVKKGNKELLKKINDGLKKIRENGTYKKIYEKYFGPMQ, encoded by the coding sequence ATGAAAAAATTGGGGGTTTTGATCTTATCACTGGTATTCTTGTGCTCATTTGCTTTAACCGGCTGTGCCAAGAACAACGCGGGGGCAGGCGGAATCGTCAAAGTGGGTACCGACGCCGCCTATCCGCCGTTTGAGAAACAGGAAGGGGACGGGAAACTGACCGGCTTTGACATCGAACTGATGAACGCGATCGCCAAAGCCGGCGGCTTTGAGGTGGATATTCAACACGCAGGTTGGGACCCGATGCTGGACGCCGTAAAAAACGGCAAACTGGATGCGGGAATTTCCGCCATCTCCATCACGGACGACCGCAAAAAAGTGTATGACTTCTCCGACCCGTATTTTGACGCCAAACAGTTGATTCTCGTACCGGCCAATTCCAACGTGCAGTCGCTGAAAGATCTGAAAGGGAAACGGATCGGCGTGCAAACGGGGACGACCGGTGAAATCGTCGTACAAAAGGCATTCGGTAAAACGTATCAGGGCATCAAGGGATATGACGATACACCGGCCGCGATTGACGATTTGGCCAACGGCCGTGTCGATGCCGTGGTGGCGGACAATGGGGTGGTCCTCGAATACCTGAAAAAACTGCCTGCCGGTAAGTTCAAAAAGGTGGAAGATCAGTCGTTTGAACCGGAACAATACGGGATTATCGTCAAAAAAGGAAACAAGGAACTGCTGAAGAAAATCAATGACGGTCTGAAGAAAATCCGGGAAAACGGCACCTACAAGAAGATCTACGAGAAATATTTCGGTCCAATGCAATAA
- a CDS encoding HU family DNA-binding protein gives MNKSELVDRVAAATGKTKKESAQVVEAVLSTIAEALRNGEKVSLVGFGNFEVRERAARTGRNPQTGETIQIEASRVPAFRPGKQLKEAVNQ, from the coding sequence ATGAACAAATCGGAACTGGTCGATCGCGTGGCTGCGGCGACGGGGAAAACGAAAAAGGAATCGGCTCAAGTGGTGGAAGCCGTGTTGAGCACCATCGCCGAAGCTTTGCGTAATGGTGAAAAAGTGTCGTTGGTCGGTTTCGGCAACTTTGAGGTTCGCGAGCGTGCCGCCCGAACGGGCCGCAACCCGCAAACCGGTGAAACAATTCAGATCGAAGCCAGCCGGGTTCCGGCATTTCGTCCCGGCAAACAGTTGAAAGAGGCCGTCAATCAGTGA
- a CDS encoding ComF family protein produces the protein MIGWLFSSSGRCPFCDTPVRALPWAPVWEKICPYCRDGFSPVEPPYCRRCGRAGGEALCTDCRSHPYPELIQNWSAVSYTPHTREVIRLYKYLGRERYARPMGEMMVSVAARRGRKPDVISYVPLHPSRLAERGFNQSEQLARVIGKQWGVPVVSLLVRSSPTPPQSRRSRAERLRSMEGVFDLHPSIPAEKLVALNVLLVDDVYTTGATLGACARVLAEAGCRMVRSLTFAR, from the coding sequence ATGATCGGATGGCTGTTCTCATCGTCCGGTAGGTGTCCGTTTTGCGACACGCCAGTCCGCGCTCTTCCCTGGGCACCGGTATGGGAAAAAATCTGTCCGTATTGCCGCGACGGGTTTTCTCCCGTTGAACCTCCCTACTGCCGTCGTTGCGGGAGAGCGGGTGGGGAAGCGCTTTGTACCGATTGCCGATCCCATCCGTATCCGGAGCTGATACAGAACTGGAGTGCAGTATCCTACACGCCCCATACCCGCGAAGTCATTCGTTTGTACAAATATCTGGGCAGGGAGCGATACGCCCGTCCGATGGGGGAGATGATGGTGTCGGTCGCTGCCCGCAGGGGACGGAAGCCGGATGTCATCTCCTATGTTCCCCTGCATCCCTCCCGGCTGGCAGAGCGAGGGTTCAATCAGTCGGAGCAATTGGCCCGCGTCATCGGAAAGCAATGGGGAGTACCGGTGGTGTCATTGTTGGTGCGGTCATCACCCACTCCACCTCAAAGTCGGCGATCCCGGGCGGAGCGTTTGCGGTCGATGGAGGGGGTTTTTGATTTGCATCCGTCGATCCCCGCCGAAAAGTTGGTCGCTTTGAATGTATTGTTGGTGGATGATGTATATACGACCGGCGCCACATTGGGCGCCTGTGCCCGCGTACTGGCAGAGGCGGGATGTCGAATGGTCCGTTCTTTGACATTTGCGCGTTAA
- a CDS encoding helicase-related protein yields the protein MFTLYQATVRGEPPHWGISLAPEVDERFWRDRGREFRIAGSFETIGQAWFVLRKHVSKEQSKSSLIGNGMEHFEQTTDDDHLSPGQRYGVAIWNILGGRVLLEEEIRSLLRFRWGKDPDPAALRAGLQWLCLMGAAECVPAVEMAGPAVKWHCSRCGSGPSRLFRTKCKRCRQACATCDHCLVLGRCRSCVPLFRIRPPDASAVRTDGVRLRLPPLTPKQQEVASLLEGWRDGQERILLLWAATGAGKTEVCLPLVRRTLQSGQRVLWVTPRRDVVDELYPRLKKAVEGVRVTAVHGGTRSTWDDGELVIATAHQAWRMYRRYALAIVDEVDAYPLYGDPALQSGIDQALCNDGKAVWVTATPPMVWQRKARRGKLPVITLPARFHGHPLPVPERYGVRGLWNKVSRGKPVPPLSDYLRHLMQTGKPGLIFVPRVADLPRLLQWINRRYPSMARFCAAVSGKERNREEIVARFRRGRVRVLLSTTVLERGVTVPGCQVLVLGADHTVMDAATLVQMSGRAGRSPEDPAGIVRWISEEWTEAQRRAIREIKAMNRLASRMGCLHAPGVKR from the coding sequence ATGTTTACGCTGTATCAGGCGACGGTGAGAGGAGAACCTCCTCATTGGGGGATCAGTTTGGCTCCTGAGGTGGACGAGCGGTTTTGGCGGGACCGGGGGAGGGAGTTTCGCATAGCCGGTTCGTTTGAAACGATTGGACAAGCTTGGTTTGTTTTAAGGAAACATGTTTCAAAAGAACAATCCAAATCATCGCTGATCGGGAATGGGATGGAGCACTTCGAACAAACGACCGATGATGATCATCTGTCGCCGGGACAAAGGTACGGTGTGGCAATATGGAATATATTAGGTGGTCGTGTGCTGTTGGAGGAGGAAATTCGATCATTATTGCGATTCCGGTGGGGTAAGGACCCCGATCCGGCGGCCCTGCGTGCGGGTTTGCAATGGTTGTGCCTGATGGGAGCCGCGGAATGCGTGCCCGCCGTCGAAATGGCCGGTCCCGCGGTGAAGTGGCATTGCAGCCGATGCGGCAGTGGACCGTCCCGGTTGTTTCGGACGAAATGTAAACGGTGCCGCCAAGCATGTGCCACCTGCGATCATTGTCTCGTATTGGGCAGATGCCGGTCATGCGTTCCGTTGTTTCGTATCCGTCCCCCCGATGCTTCCGCGGTTCGCACCGACGGGGTTCGTCTCCGCTTGCCCCCACTGACCCCGAAACAACAGGAAGTCGCCTCCCTTCTGGAAGGCTGGAGAGACGGACAGGAGCGGATACTGTTGCTGTGGGCGGCAACGGGAGCGGGCAAGACGGAGGTTTGTTTGCCGTTGGTTCGCCGGACACTGCAAAGCGGGCAGCGTGTGCTGTGGGTGACACCGCGTCGTGATGTGGTGGATGAGTTGTATCCGCGTTTGAAAAAAGCGGTGGAAGGCGTTCGGGTAACGGCCGTTCATGGGGGAACGCGGTCGACATGGGATGACGGAGAGCTGGTCATCGCCACGGCGCACCAAGCCTGGCGGATGTACCGACGGTATGCTTTGGCGATCGTTGATGAAGTGGATGCCTATCCATTGTATGGAGATCCCGCGCTGCAATCGGGGATCGACCAAGCTTTATGCAACGATGGAAAAGCAGTGTGGGTGACGGCCACTCCACCGATGGTCTGGCAGAGAAAAGCGCGGCGGGGCAAATTGCCCGTCATCACCCTGCCCGCCCGATTTCACGGTCATCCGCTGCCCGTACCCGAACGGTACGGGGTCCGCGGTTTGTGGAATAAGGTGAGTCGCGGCAAACCTGTCCCGCCGTTGTCGGATTATTTGCGTCATCTGATGCAAACCGGCAAACCAGGGTTGATTTTTGTGCCACGGGTGGCGGATTTGCCGCGTCTGCTGCAGTGGATCAATCGGAGGTACCCTTCAATGGCCCGGTTCTGTGCGGCTGTGTCCGGAAAAGAGCGCAACAGGGAGGAGATCGTGGCACGATTTCGCCGGGGCCGTGTTCGCGTGTTGCTCTCCACGACTGTCTTGGAGCGCGGCGTGACGGTTCCCGGTTGTCAAGTGTTGGTGCTGGGTGCGGACCATACCGTCATGGACGCCGCCACTTTGGTTCAGATGTCGGGACGGGCGGGACGGTCACCGGAAGACCCGGCGGGGATCGTCCGGTGGATCTCGGAGGAATGGACGGAAGCTCAGCGGCGGGCGATTCGGGAAATCAAAGCGATGAACCGGTTGGCATCCCGGATGGGGTGTCTGCATGCGCCCGGGGTGAAGCGATGA
- a CDS encoding LuxR C-terminal-related transcriptional regulator, which translates to MIKRLSLPALQQSPPSENDPRRLYVIRMVVADRHRLFREGVKRILSQMNRPISFVDCGDGESVLMACRENEPHLVLMDLDLSKGSGVDVTIRLKEEYPRLPIILFSGERETTMVVEAVRAGASGYLPKDVEAEDLVEAVRLVLSGEIYIHPRASGQLVREILRISRQQREMTTTVPEFDVPEWPDILTQREMDVLRLMAQGKNNRSIGDVLYISEKTVKNHVSNILYKLGVQDRTQAVLVALKKGWVRLH; encoded by the coding sequence GTGATCAAGCGCCTGTCACTTCCCGCTTTGCAGCAGTCACCGCCGTCTGAAAACGACCCTCGCCGCCTTTACGTGATCCGTATGGTTGTGGCTGATCGGCATCGGTTGTTTCGTGAAGGGGTGAAACGAATCCTTTCGCAAATGAACCGTCCCATCTCATTTGTTGATTGTGGGGATGGCGAATCGGTATTGATGGCCTGTCGAGAAAACGAACCGCACTTGGTGTTGATGGACCTGGACTTATCCAAGGGCAGCGGAGTGGACGTCACGATCCGACTCAAAGAGGAGTATCCGCGGTTGCCGATCATTCTGTTTTCGGGTGAACGGGAGACCACCATGGTGGTGGAAGCCGTTCGAGCAGGTGCTTCCGGTTATCTTCCCAAAGATGTGGAGGCGGAAGATCTGGTTGAGGCGGTACGCTTGGTCTTGTCGGGTGAAATCTACATTCATCCGCGTGCGAGCGGGCAACTGGTACGGGAGATCCTCCGAATCAGCCGGCAACAACGGGAAATGACAACCACCGTCCCCGAATTTGATGTACCTGAATGGCCGGACATCCTGACCCAGCGGGAGATGGACGTATTACGGCTGATGGCGCAAGGGAAAAACAATCGGTCCATCGGTGATGTGCTTTACATAAGCGAAAAAACGGTCAAGAATCACGTGAGCAATATTTTGTACAAACTGGGTGTTCAGGACCGCACGCAAGCCGTGTTGGTCGCGCTGAAAAAAGGATGGGTGAGGTTGCATTGA
- the metK gene encoding methionine adenosyltransferase, which yields MPKRSLFTSESVTAGHPDKICDQISDAVLDAILAKDPNARVACETSVTTGLVLVSGEISTTCYVDIPKIVRETIKEIGYTRAKYGFDAETCAVLTSIDEQSPDIAAGVNEALEKREGQMTEEEIEAIGAGDQGLMFGFATNETPELMPLPISLAHKLARRLHEVRVNGTLPYLRPDGKTQVTVEYEDDKPVRIDTIVVSTQHSEEVTLEQIKKDVHQHVILPVVPQEMLDDKTKYFINPTGRFVIGGPLGDAGLTGRKIIVDTYGGYARHGGGAFSGKDPTKVDRSGAYAARYVAKNIVAAGLADKCEVQLAYAIGVAKPVSIRVDTFGTGRVDESVLVDLVRKHFDLRPAGIIRQLDLRRPIYKQTAAYGHFGRNDLDLPWERTDKAEVLRREAGL from the coding sequence ATGCCGAAACGCAGTTTGTTCACTTCGGAATCGGTGACAGCCGGTCATCCGGACAAGATTTGCGACCAAATTTCCGATGCCGTTCTCGATGCGATTCTGGCCAAAGATCCCAACGCACGGGTTGCTTGCGAAACTTCCGTCACGACGGGGTTGGTGTTGGTTTCGGGTGAAATCTCCACGACCTGTTATGTGGACATTCCCAAAATTGTACGGGAGACCATCAAGGAAATCGGGTACACGCGTGCCAAATACGGCTTCGATGCTGAAACGTGCGCCGTTTTGACCTCCATCGACGAACAGTCCCCGGATATCGCGGCGGGGGTTAATGAAGCGTTGGAAAAACGGGAAGGTCAAATGACTGAGGAGGAAATCGAAGCGATCGGTGCCGGTGACCAAGGTTTGATGTTCGGTTTCGCCACCAATGAAACGCCGGAACTGATGCCGCTTCCGATTTCGTTGGCCCACAAACTGGCCCGTCGTCTCCACGAAGTGCGGGTGAACGGCACCTTGCCGTATCTGCGCCCCGACGGCAAAACACAAGTTACCGTCGAGTACGAGGACGACAAGCCGGTGCGGATTGATACGATTGTCGTGTCCACCCAACACTCCGAGGAAGTGACATTGGAGCAAATCAAGAAAGACGTACATCAACACGTGATTTTGCCGGTTGTTCCGCAAGAGATGCTGGATGACAAAACGAAATACTTCATCAATCCCACGGGCCGTTTCGTGATCGGGGGTCCGTTGGGCGATGCCGGACTGACCGGTCGGAAAATCATCGTGGACACTTATGGCGGATATGCACGTCACGGCGGTGGCGCCTTCTCGGGTAAAGATCCGACCAAAGTGGACCGCTCCGGTGCCTATGCGGCGCGTTACGTGGCCAAAAACATCGTCGCTGCCGGATTGGCCGACAAATGCGAAGTGCAGCTGGCGTATGCCATCGGTGTGGCCAAACCGGTTTCCATCCGTGTAGATACGTTCGGTACCGGACGGGTGGACGAATCCGTGTTGGTGGATTTGGTACGCAAACACTTTGATCTGCGTCCGGCCGGCATTATCCGCCAGCTGGATCTGCGTCGTCCGATTTACAAACAAACCGCGGCTTACGGGCATTTCGGACGCAACGACTTGGATTTGCCGTGGGAACGTACGGACAAAGCCGAAGTGCTGCGTCGCGAAGCCGGTTTGTGA
- a CDS encoding S8 family peptidase: MKKVVWVTWICLFALLITAACGQASREHQVNEKDSSKTVFHREWVIKWKEEADPDFLKTVDILHESLDPKDKGQTMLIRLKPNVDEEKWESRWSGDPRVEYLHPNHKFKVESRVSMQHRGGNSIYYLKRIRAEAAWPLLAKWKKQGRISSVTVAVVDTGVDLNHPMLAPFLVAGVNLRDPAQPPQDHMGHGTRVASVIAAVWGSVGGKKSPLIGSAHIMPIKVMEDGQDGDVYHTAEGIREAVRRKADVIVLAQGSWTYSETMAEAVEEAEQAGVTVVGAAGNASLNDDGDILYDHPLYYPAAFSTVLGVGSVDAQGQRAMTSNSGSGLDVMAPGENIWSAIPGGKYGYDSGTSFAAPQVAGLAALVKERFPYFTPAQIRNLIRQTARPSGGERWNTLYGFGTIDVYRAMTAKPEPDIFEPNDRAEQAMPISTDQVYQATLHSSTDADWYRIHLFHPGTLVVTCDAKRHARMRIRVEVERTGQTGEYDLSSQPLYLTVPGGQIRLKVWATDMKKPVSYTLANAFSPQADINENNDYQWNATKVKLTPDWVPIKGTWHKQRDMDWYQLEIPRPGTLEVRLGVVTPRADPVLFVQEDESWHTVRVDVKAEGEEETIRLHAPKGFLYVRVSDYGGNPIVEPYQLLIHYQPEMSDAFEPNDNSDQATLLFPDETLTGRLTGPADLDWYVFQVTERSRHTIRLQIPKGWEDVEMILYDSRKRALKQVRLSDSRRVVEVTRMLEIGNYYIRIQSSGNRGEGAYSLVLKRPG; this comes from the coding sequence ATGAAAAAAGTCGTTTGGGTCACCTGGATTTGTCTGTTCGCTTTGCTGATCACCGCCGCTTGCGGACAGGCGTCGCGTGAGCACCAAGTGAACGAAAAGGACTCGTCCAAAACGGTGTTCCACCGGGAGTGGGTGATTAAGTGGAAAGAAGAGGCGGACCCGGACTTTTTGAAAACAGTGGACATCCTTCACGAGTCGCTGGACCCGAAGGACAAAGGGCAGACGATGCTGATTCGGCTGAAACCCAACGTGGACGAGGAAAAATGGGAATCCCGTTGGTCAGGTGATCCGCGTGTGGAGTATCTGCACCCCAATCACAAGTTCAAGGTGGAAAGTCGGGTGTCGATGCAACATCGGGGCGGTAACAGTATATACTACCTGAAACGGATTCGTGCCGAAGCCGCCTGGCCTTTGCTTGCCAAATGGAAAAAGCAAGGTCGTATCTCCAGTGTGACGGTTGCCGTCGTCGATACGGGTGTTGATTTGAATCATCCCATGTTGGCCCCGTTTCTGGTGGCGGGCGTCAACCTGCGTGACCCGGCGCAACCCCCGCAGGATCACATGGGTCACGGTACGCGGGTGGCGAGCGTGATTGCCGCCGTCTGGGGAAGTGTCGGCGGGAAAAAGAGTCCGTTGATCGGGTCGGCGCATATCATGCCCATCAAAGTGATGGAGGATGGACAGGACGGAGATGTATACCACACGGCAGAGGGGATTCGTGAGGCCGTTCGCCGGAAAGCCGATGTGATCGTGTTGGCGCAGGGAAGTTGGACATATTCCGAGACGATGGCGGAAGCGGTCGAAGAGGCTGAGCAAGCAGGCGTGACGGTCGTCGGAGCTGCGGGAAACGCCAGTCTGAACGATGATGGAGACATTTTATATGATCATCCTCTCTATTACCCTGCGGCGTTTTCTACCGTCCTGGGCGTCGGCTCCGTGGATGCGCAAGGTCAACGCGCGATGACTTCCAATTCGGGTTCGGGGCTGGACGTCATGGCTCCGGGAGAAAATATCTGGTCCGCGATTCCCGGCGGCAAATACGGGTACGACTCCGGTACGTCGTTTGCTGCTCCGCAAGTGGCCGGATTGGCCGCTTTGGTCAAGGAACGCTTTCCGTATTTCACCCCCGCTCAGATTCGCAATTTGATCCGGCAAACAGCCAGGCCGTCGGGCGGAGAACGTTGGAATACCCTGTACGGTTTCGGCACGATAGATGTATATCGTGCGATGACCGCCAAACCGGAACCGGACATTTTCGAGCCCAACGACCGTGCCGAACAGGCCATGCCCATCTCGACGGATCAGGTTTACCAGGCGACTCTCCATTCCTCAACCGATGCGGATTGGTACAGAATTCATCTGTTTCACCCCGGCACGCTGGTGGTGACATGCGATGCCAAGCGGCATGCCCGTATGCGCATTCGCGTGGAAGTGGAACGAACAGGTCAGACGGGTGAATACGATCTGTCCTCTCAACCGTTGTATCTGACCGTACCCGGTGGGCAGATCCGGCTGAAAGTGTGGGCGACCGACATGAAAAAGCCGGTTTCCTATACATTGGCCAATGCGTTTTCACCGCAGGCGGACATCAATGAAAACAACGACTACCAATGGAATGCCACGAAAGTAAAACTGACGCCGGATTGGGTGCCGATCAAGGGAACCTGGCACAAACAAAGGGACATGGATTGGTATCAGCTGGAGATTCCCCGTCCCGGCACGCTGGAAGTACGCCTGGGTGTTGTCACGCCGCGCGCCGATCCTGTTCTGTTTGTGCAGGAGGATGAAAGCTGGCACACAGTCCGTGTCGATGTCAAAGCGGAGGGCGAAGAGGAGACGATTCGCCTCCATGCGCCCAAGGGTTTTCTCTATGTCCGGGTGTCGGATTACGGTGGCAATCCGATCGTTGAACCGTATCAACTGCTCATTCACTATCAACCCGAGATGAGTGATGCCTTTGAACCCAACGACAACTCGGATCAAGCCACGCTCCTCTTCCCGGACGAAACGCTGACGGGAAGACTGACGGGGCCGGCCGATTTGGATTGGTACGTGTTTCAGGTGACGGAACGATCCCGTCACACCATTCGGTTGCAAATCCCAAAGGGATGGGAAGATGTGGAGATGATCCTCTACGATTCCCGGAAGCGGGCGTTGAAACAGGTACGGCTGTCCGATTCCCGTCGGGTGGTTGAAGTGACACGCATGCTGGAAATTGGGAACTATTACATTCGTATCCAATCATCCGGAAACAGGGGAGAAGGTGCTTATTCATTGGTGTTGAAACGTCCCGGCTGA